A window of Xenopus laevis strain J_2021 chromosome 1L, Xenopus_laevis_v10.1, whole genome shotgun sequence genomic DNA:
TTATAGAACTAATGTTATAcatgtaactttatttattttaacagtgaTACTGTATTATAACCCTGCATTGTGTGTATTTATTAAGTGACATTAATGGCACTTACTGTAGGTCATAGCCATCATTTTATTGAACTGCGTTTGGTCTTAAGGtcctcatagacgcaaagatttttcttgccaaatgaccgattttagcgaagtccgaccaatccttcaaaattattgtgcggttagtgtgattagaacgatcgtacatcttacgaatTTTTCAGCCAACatttgtcagaaaattgatcggccaggttaaaaaatctttatcggtcccagtgcaatctatctatgtttgcagggacaagcaggcagctaccctttgttttcctggcaatatcgcctgaaatggtctttttagttgatggaaaattcgtacgatcatttcgagataattgtggtctcacgatggcgatcggatcttttaaaaatctttacatctatggccagctttagtcttatAAATGGGTGTTTCTAAGACTAAATGTGGCCTGAAATGTTTAATGCCTATAAATGTTAGAAAGACATGGAATGCATTAAGGCTAATGAttgcagtatgtttttttttttataaaatctgttttGCTACTATATTATTTTGAGGAGGAAGGTTACTTGTTCTCTATTTTTTATGTGACTTTGTGAAATCACATGTTCAGCTGCTGAGGAATCTAAAGCTTTCACTTGTACAGATCTGTTTTTTTGCCTTGAGTTTCTTATTCAAAGTTAGCATCAAGGAGCAAATTTAGTCAATGCTACAGTTTTATGGTTTTAAATCAAGATACTTTGATAAATGATTCTTGTCATAAGCAATTTGTGAAGGTTTCGCTGTGTGTACATATAAAGACGTTTGGcccttcttttctttcctatAATGGCTTATAGTGTGCTTAAGCTAATGGAAATGGTTATGGTTGTTTTTGTGGATGTATATTGTAAAATGGTATTGCAGTCTGAGAATTCTAGTAATGCTTCTGTCTTATCTGAATGGGATATACACAAAGTCCACAGTATAGGCAAAATAGCTTTTTGCAACTGCCTCAGATACAACACATTTTCAACTTTCCTACCATTTGAAGACTTGATTTGAAGTTCattgaggaaaaaaaatacagagtgaatagaaataaatatatgtgtttaCAAATTTTGATCCATACAAGTAAGTTGGTATTTAGAGTCCTTTATCCTGTAACTAAAATGTACACATATTCTCTGGCATTTTATACAGCTcagatttttactttaaaaatgatgtatagttttcctaggtataGACATTCACCCCATGGAAATATCCCTAAAGTGAGTGTAAGTGAAATGctaaattcttaaaaaaatgttgtaatggATGGTGGAATCATTAAATCAACGACATTGCTTTGCTACATCACCTCTGTTCTGATACATAATAATTGTGCAACTGATATAccctatatactcgagtataagccgacccgagtataagccgaggtacctaattttacctacgaaaactgggaaaacttattgactctagtataagcctagacacaactacagccctgtctcccagcagcgcacattctgccaaagcgacccccccagcgatcaactggacttctttgcaaagttgatggtgacagagaattgccaaacggattactgtgtgcattgtcccactgtcccactaccatgtgcagagggtgctgtgtgatattgccatcactgttaatctttcgtataaccaacaaagggcactgtgtgatattgccatgactgttaatccttcatataaccaacagagggtgcactgttattctttcatataaccaacagagggcgctgtgtgatattgcagtcactgttaatctttcatataaccaacagagggcgcactgttattctttcatataaccaacagatggcactgtgtgattttgcagtcactgttattctttcatataaccaacagagggcgcactgtttttctttcatataaccaacagaaggtgctgtgtgatattgcagtgactgttattctttcatataaccaacagatggccctgtgtgatattgcagtcactgttattctttcatataaccaacagagggcattgtgggatatttcagtctctccccaagtgaactgttggtataggaatgattaaaagtgactgcaatctcagctactgcccgctgacccgagtataagccgaggtagactttttcagcacattttggatgctgaaaaactcggcttatacttgagtatatacggtagttacatGTTTAGTACCTATCCTGCACAGCATCCCACTTGCCCTATGGCAGCAAACAATTTCATATGTACAAGTTTATGGAGGGGATATTGTCAGATGTTTCCAGTGCCCAATGCAGAATATGCATGAAGAATAATAACAAGACCTGAAGGATGCTTTTACATAAATGGAGAAAAGGGTGTGTGGGAGTATGTGGATTTCTTACCTGCAATCATTGGTTttaacagcaaaaacattttctggTCTTTTCTGGTCCACTCAACAGCTAGATAGTTTGGCACTAGAGGCAATTTCCGTCTCCGATCTGATACAATATATAATACCCATAGCATTTTAACCCACAACTGCACACATAGAGATTCTCTGTATGTAGTCCCAGTTTTAGTTTGGTGCTCACATAATACGTTTCCCCATTGGATGTCCTGTGTCTGGTGCTGCAATGTTTTAAATGTCTTAAATCAAATGATTTAGGAGgttaaataaaagctttaaaaattttgaataattaaaatttagaATATTGCACATACTGTAGAATTTGATATAAGATGAGCAGAATTGCTCAATTAACTGTATTtctttttgcaaatatttgcatatattttgacATTTGCACCACTAGATAAATATCCTTACTACATGTAtcgcattttaaataaatatatactgtatattgttcaaaactgttaaaggggttattcactgtaagtatgatgtagagcatgatattctgagacaattggttttcagttggttttcattttttattatctgtgttttttgagttatttagctttttattcagcagcttaccagtctgctagcaaccatgcattgatttggataagagactggaatataaatagaagagggcctgaatagaaagatgaatagtaaaaattagctataacaatatatgtttcgccttacaaagcatttgtttttagatggggtcagtgactcccttttcaaagctggaaatattgagaagaaggaggcaaataatttaaaaacaatgataAATCATTGACGAAGACCAgttgaaatattgcttagaattggcaattctataacatactaaagttaacttaaaggcaaaccacctaTTTAATCATCTTTTCACTTTTGGTTATACAGGAGGAGTTTGTAGTTAGTACCAGTAACATTAGTTATAAGACTGTTTACTAAAAACAGAACTTATTTATGCATATATGCATAAAAAAGTCAACAGTGATAATAAAACATAGTTTTATGAATTAGTAATTATTATATACTTAGATTATCTCTTTATTAGTAAGAATATTTTATAGGGTCCACATATCTGTGGTAGAAAGCTCTCTTAATCACCTAATCAAACTGCTGCTTGTTGAGAAAGCTGAGGAAATTGCAGTCAGTTTACAAaatctagtacaggtattggatccgttatccggaaacctgttatccagataacaccaaattacggaaaggcagtctttcatagacacctttttatccaaataatcaaaatttttaaaagtctcctttttctctataataacacagtacctcccaactaagatataattaatccttattggaagcaaaaccagccaactgggtttatttactaagggtcgaatatcgagggttaataaatatcgaattcgaaggatttaccacaaatactacgatcgatcgatcgaagtaaaactcgttcgatcgaacaatgaaatccttctttttttaatcgatcgatcgaaggatttttcttcaatcaaaaaaaccttagaaaactgatggggaaggtatctgttatgtattgactgttaatgtaatgccagtagatggcgctgttacatCTTAAACTGGGATGTGTCACTCTGCTCTGCTGATTATTGTTTCCCAAGTATCtgcctctctatctctcttttctcctaacttgttggcagttcagccatgcTTTCCTTCTAGTAAAGTTTGTTCTACTCCCAGCTACTGTGAATCTTTTGTGTACTACTACAGGGTCCGGAACTTAATACTGGCGACGTGGATTGGGATATAACCCATAAAAAAATCTACAACTACAAGATTCCAGTGAGTAAAAGGGAACTTAAGAGACTTTATTATTTCCATAATGGTGTCCCTGGGCCACATAGAGGAGTTTGACATTGCCAGGCCATCCTCATGGGATTCCTATGCAGAGAGACTACAGTTCTTTCTAGAAGCAAATAAGGTGACAGACCCTGTGCAGAAACGTGCAGTTCTGCTGAGTGTTATAGGCTCAAAGACTTATGAGATTATTCGCTCTCTGGTATCCCCCACTAAACCCAGTGACTGCTCATTTGAGGAAATTATTAAGCAgcttaaaaatcattttgcaccCACAACATCTGAAACTGTTAAGAGGTTCCACTTTAACAGGCGCAGCCAGCAGTCAGGTGAGAGTATTGCTGCCTATATAGCAGAGCTGCGCagtttggcagaaaactgcaattttgGCAGCAGCTTGGAATCCTTGCTAAGGGATCGTCTTGTGTGTGGGGTCAGGGATGCAGCACTGCAAAGAAGGCTTCTAGCAAAGCACAACCTAACCTTTGCTTTGGCCCAGGAGGAAGCACTTGCTTATGAGGCTGCATCTGCACATTCCAAGGAGATACAGGCCTCTGCCAGTTCAGTTATTGCACCAGAGCTGCATCAAGTGTATAAAATGCCAGCATCAGCACAGGTATCAGATCCAGTAAAATTAAGGTGCCACAGTTGTGGGGGATGTCACCTGCGTGGAAACTGTAAATTCCAAAATGCTGTGTGTCACAAATGCAAGCGCGGCGCCAAATACAGAGAGTCTGCCGCCAAGTTGATAATTCACAGAGACACAAGCAAGCCAGAGGAACTCCATCTGGGGATGCAACACatatagtaaaaatccaaaatgacACTACTGAGAAGGAGGCAGAAACAGATATTTATGTCTCAGAAATTATAAATAGTGTTGAAAATGAGCCAATGCACAAAAAGAAATTCACTGATGTAATACTACAAGGATCTAAATGTACAATGGAGGTAGATACAGGCTGTGTCTATTCCTTAATTTCAGAGGAAACTTTCCATGCATTATGGCCCACTAATGGCCCACCTATTTTACCATGTGAAGTTAGACTTGTGGATTACAATAAAAAGCCTGTGGATGTTGTGGGCGCCTGCTTTGTTAAAGTCCACTATAGAAAAGACAGAGGAAAACGACGCCTCATTATTACAAAAGGACACAGAGCAAGCTTATTAGGAGTAGAATGGTTTGAGCCCCTAGGAATTCAATTAACTGGAGTAAATTATGCAACGACAGACTCTTTGCAAAGTGTCCTCAAAGACTTTAGCAGTGTATTTGAAGAAGGCCTTGGCAAATTTAAGGGCTCACCAATATCATTCCTGCTGGATCCCAAAGTTGCCCCAATACGCATGAAGCCACGACCTGTACCATTTGCTCTCCGTCCAAAAATAGATGCCGAAATAGATCGCTTGGTGCAACAAGGAGCGCTAATTCCAGTAACCCGGCCAACTTGGGCCACCCCAATAGTGCCTGTACTGAAGCCAAATGGAGAAGTGAGGATATGTGCTGACTATAAATGTACAATCAACAAGGCATTACAGGAACATCCATATCAAATTCCTGCTGTCAATCAGATTCTCAGCACCTTGGCTAAAGGAAAGTTATTTGCCAAACTTGATTTGGCTCAAGCATACCAGCAGTTACCGGTGGATGATGCAGCTGCTGATGCACAAACAATTATCACACAAAAAGGAGCATTTAAAGCTACACGGTTGCAATTTGGAGTTTGCATTGCACCAGGTGTATTCCAGAAATTGATGGATGACCTCCTTTCCAGCCTGCCAGGGGTGGTGCCATATTTTGATGATGTCCTCATTGGAGCAGACTCTATGGAATCATTAACTGAAAGGGTAAGAGCAGTATTACAGCGATTTGCAGATGCTGGGTTAAAACTTAAGAaggaaaaatgtgttttaggaGTACCAAGTGTTGATTTCCTGGGATACAAAGTTGATGCAAATGGAATACATCCAACAAATGCAAAAGTAAAAGCCATTCATGAAGCTCCAGTTCCCAAAAATAAACAGGAGCTGCAAGCATTTCTCGGACTTT
This region includes:
- the LOC121400661 gene encoding uncharacterized protein LOC121400661; protein product: MVSLGHIEEFDIARPSSWDSYAERLQFFLEANKVTDPVQKRAVLLSVIGSKTYEIIRSLVSPTKPSDCSFEEIIKQLKNHFAPTTSETVKRFHFNRRSQQSGESIAAYIAELRSLAENCNFGSSLESLLRDRLVCGVRDAALQRRLLAKHNLTFALAQEEALAYEAASAHSKEIQASASSVIAPELHQVYKMPASAQVSDPVKLRCHSCGGCHLRGN